A portion of the Streptomyces sp. NBC_00376 genome contains these proteins:
- a CDS encoding MGMT family protein gives MSQHRTSGDGAGDDGTGDDRTSHALPDYVERVLDVAELIPPGRVMTYGDVAEWLDEGGPRQVGRAMSLYGSAVPWWRVVRADGALLPGHELRALDHYRAEGTPLREASRGAEGHLPRLDMKRARWDGVTADGGADRDKGGGAHT, from the coding sequence ATGAGCCAACACCGCACGAGCGGCGACGGGGCGGGCGACGACGGGACGGGCGACGACCGCACGAGCCACGCACTGCCGGATTACGTGGAGCGCGTGCTCGACGTCGCCGAGCTGATCCCGCCCGGCCGCGTCATGACGTACGGCGATGTCGCCGAGTGGCTGGACGAGGGCGGGCCGCGCCAGGTCGGCCGGGCCATGTCGCTTTACGGGTCCGCGGTGCCGTGGTGGCGCGTGGTCCGCGCCGACGGGGCACTCCTCCCCGGCCACGAGCTGCGGGCGCTGGACCACTACCGCGCGGAGGGCACCCCGCTGCGGGAGGCGTCGCGAGGCGCGGAGGGCCACCTGCCGCGCCTCGACATGAAGCGGGCGCGGTGGGACGGCGTCACCGCGGACGGGGGCGCGGACCGGGACAAGGGCGGAGGTGCTCACACCTGA
- a CDS encoding ATP-dependent helicase has product MSSSSFTRHSPHRQTRQRAGGAYRLVRTPPGSVDPPLLDAAQRAVVDHPGGPLLVLAGPGTGKTTTLVEAVAARIARGGDPARVLVLTFSRKAAVELRDRMAARLGAARGPQATTFHSFCYALVRAHQDADLFAEPMRLLSGPEQDVTVRDLLAGQLELERDGFAHIRWPDELRACLTTRGFADEVRAVLARSRELGLGPDALAAFARRTGRPDWGAAADFLAEYLDVLDAQGVLDYAELVHRAVLLAERPEVSALLAGEYDAVFVDEYQDTDPAQVRLLHALAGNRGSAPGAGGGRDLIAFGDPDQSIYAFRGADVNGILDFPETFRRADGAPAPVGVLTTSRRSGGKLLAATRLLTRRMPLTRLPAAKVRAHRELTAVREGGSVEAYTYPTASTELENIADLLRRAHLEDGVPWNEMAVLVRAGGRTLPSLRRALTSAGVPLEVDGDDLPLRHEPAVAPLLTALRAVATAALRGSAPGAEEASPAEGAEGAEGAEGAEGAADAPAAEGATAEDPAAETSSWLDTETALTLLASPLGSMDAADLRRLGRALRDEERAAGNRVPAPSGDLLARALAEPERLVAHDPAYARGAQRLGALLRKARELLEGGGTAEEALWTLWSGTPWPGRLERAALRGGAGGRNADRDLDAVCALFDTAARAEERTGGRGALNFLEEVDAQDIAADTLSRRTVRPDAVRLMTAHRSKGLEWRLVVVAGVQEGLWPDLRRRGSLLEADRIGRDGLAEPLTPGALLAEERRLFYVAATRARERLVVTAVKAPADDGDQPSRFLTELGAEPRDVTGRPRRPLAVAALVAELRATTVDPEASDALREEAARRLARLAALTDDEGQPLVPAAHPYRWWGLYEPTRSAVPLRDRDQPVALSGSALDQLANTCALQWFLGREVKADAPATAAQGFGNVVHVLADEVASGRTPADLAVLMERLDSVWDGLVFDAPWKSRQEKEQARAALERFLRWHVMDRTGRTPAASEHDFDVTLGAGEYEVRIRGSMDRVEQDAEGRAYVVDFKTGKQSPTKDEVARHPQLAVYQLAVREGAVDEVFDGRRPEPGGAELVQLRQPAPKKEGGDALPKVQAQEPLAGEWVSDLLATAAGRVLDERFTPTTGQHCTHCAFRASCSAQPEGRHVLE; this is encoded by the coding sequence GTGAGCTCCTCCTCCTTCACCCGGCACAGTCCGCACCGCCAGACACGGCAGCGGGCCGGAGGCGCGTACCGGCTGGTGCGCACGCCGCCGGGCTCCGTGGACCCTCCTCTCCTGGACGCGGCACAGCGCGCGGTGGTTGATCACCCCGGCGGCCCGCTCCTGGTGCTCGCCGGACCCGGCACCGGCAAGACGACCACACTCGTCGAGGCGGTCGCCGCACGCATCGCACGGGGCGGCGACCCGGCCCGCGTCCTGGTGCTCACCTTCAGCCGCAAGGCCGCCGTGGAGCTGCGCGACCGGATGGCCGCCCGGCTGGGCGCCGCGCGCGGCCCGCAGGCCACCACGTTCCACTCCTTCTGTTACGCGCTGGTCCGCGCCCACCAGGACGCCGACCTCTTCGCCGAACCGATGCGGCTGCTCTCCGGGCCGGAGCAGGACGTCACCGTCCGCGACCTGCTCGCCGGCCAGCTCGAACTGGAGCGGGACGGCTTCGCGCACATCCGCTGGCCCGACGAGCTGCGGGCCTGCCTGACCACCCGTGGCTTCGCCGACGAGGTACGAGCGGTGCTGGCCCGCAGCCGCGAGCTGGGCCTGGGGCCGGACGCGCTGGCCGCCTTCGCCCGCCGCACCGGCCGCCCCGACTGGGGGGCCGCCGCAGACTTCCTCGCCGAATACCTGGACGTGCTGGACGCGCAGGGGGTGCTGGACTACGCGGAGCTGGTGCACCGGGCCGTGCTGCTCGCGGAGCGCCCCGAGGTGTCGGCGCTGCTCGCGGGGGAGTACGACGCGGTGTTCGTCGACGAGTACCAGGACACGGACCCGGCGCAGGTACGGCTGCTGCACGCGCTGGCCGGCAACCGGGGGAGCGCCCCGGGCGCGGGGGGCGGCCGGGACCTGATCGCCTTCGGCGACCCGGACCAGTCGATCTACGCGTTCCGGGGCGCCGACGTGAACGGCATCCTCGACTTCCCGGAGACGTTCCGGCGGGCGGACGGCGCCCCGGCCCCGGTCGGCGTGCTCACCACCTCGCGGCGTTCCGGCGGGAAGCTGCTGGCCGCCACCCGGCTGCTCACCCGCCGGATGCCGCTGACCCGGCTGCCCGCAGCGAAGGTCCGCGCCCACCGCGAGCTCACCGCGGTCCGCGAGGGCGGCAGCGTGGAGGCGTACACCTACCCGACCGCCTCCACCGAGCTGGAGAACATCGCCGATCTGCTGCGCCGGGCACATCTGGAGGACGGCGTCCCGTGGAACGAGATGGCGGTGCTCGTACGGGCCGGCGGCCGCACCCTCCCGTCGCTGCGCAGGGCCCTCACGTCGGCGGGCGTGCCGTTGGAGGTCGACGGGGACGACCTTCCCCTGCGCCACGAACCGGCGGTGGCCCCGCTCCTGACAGCCCTGCGCGCGGTCGCCACGGCGGCCCTGCGCGGGAGTGCGCCGGGCGCGGAGGAGGCTTCGCCTGCGGAGGGTGCGGAGGGTGCGGAGGGTGCGGAGGGCGCGGAGGGCGCGGCCGACGCTCCGGCGGCGGAGGGCGCGACGGCGGAAGACCCAGCGGCGGAGACGTCCTCCTGGCTGGACACCGAGACCGCCCTGACCCTCCTCGCCTCCCCCCTCGGCTCCATGGACGCGGCCGACCTGCGCCGACTGGGCCGGGCCCTGCGCGACGAGGAGCGGGCCGCAGGGAACCGCGTACCGGCGCCCTCCGGCGACCTGCTGGCCCGAGCGCTCGCCGAGCCCGAGCGGCTCGTCGCGCACGATCCGGCGTACGCCCGCGGCGCCCAGCGCCTCGGCGCGCTGCTGCGCAAGGCGCGCGAGCTCCTCGAAGGCGGCGGCACCGCCGAGGAGGCCCTGTGGACACTGTGGTCCGGCACCCCGTGGCCGGGCCGGCTGGAGCGCGCCGCGCTGCGCGGCGGCGCGGGCGGCCGCAACGCCGACCGTGACCTCGACGCCGTCTGCGCGCTCTTCGACACCGCGGCCCGCGCCGAGGAACGCACCGGCGGGCGCGGGGCACTCAACTTCCTGGAGGAGGTCGACGCCCAGGACATCGCCGCCGACACCCTGTCCAGGCGCACGGTGCGCCCCGACGCCGTACGGCTGATGACCGCGCACCGCTCCAAGGGCCTGGAGTGGCGCCTCGTCGTCGTCGCGGGCGTGCAGGAGGGGCTCTGGCCGGACCTGCGCCGCCGGGGTTCGCTGCTGGAGGCGGACCGGATCGGCCGCGACGGCCTGGCCGAACCGCTCACCCCCGGCGCCCTCCTCGCCGAGGAACGCCGGCTCTTCTACGTCGCGGCGACCCGCGCCCGCGAACGGCTCGTCGTCACCGCGGTGAAGGCACCCGCCGACGACGGCGACCAGCCGTCCCGCTTCCTCACCGAGCTCGGCGCCGAGCCGCGCGACGTCACCGGCCGGCCGCGCCGCCCGCTCGCCGTCGCCGCGCTGGTCGCCGAACTCCGCGCCACCACCGTCGACCCCGAAGCCTCCGACGCCCTTCGCGAGGAGGCCGCCCGCCGTCTCGCCCGCCTCGCCGCCCTCACCGACGACGAGGGCCAGCCGCTCGTACCCGCGGCCCATCCCTACCGCTGGTGGGGCCTGTACGAACCGACCCGCTCCGCCGTCCCGCTCCGCGACCGGGACCAGCCCGTGGCCCTCTCCGGCAGCGCGCTCGACCAGCTCGCCAACACCTGCGCGCTCCAGTGGTTCCTCGGCCGCGAGGTGAAGGCGGACGCCCCGGCGACGGCGGCGCAGGGCTTCGGCAACGTGGTCCACGTACTCGCCGACGAGGTGGCCTCCGGGCGTACCCCCGCCGATCTCGCCGTCCTCATGGAGCGGCTGGACTCGGTCTGGGACGGGCTCGTCTTCGACGCCCCCTGGAAGTCCCGGCAGGAGAAGGAACAGGCACGGGCCGCCCTCGAACGCTTCCTGCGCTGGCACGTCATGGACCGCACCGGCCGCACCCCCGCCGCGAGCGAGCACGATTTCGACGTGACGCTGGGGGCGGGGGAGTACGAGGTGCGCATCCGGGGCTCCATGGACCGCGTCGAACAGGACGCCGAGGGCCGGGCCTACGTCGTCGACTTCAAGACCGGCAAGCAGTCCCCGACCAAGGACGAGGTGGCCCGCCACCCCCAGCTCGCCGTGTACCAGCTGGCCGTCCGGGAAGGCGCGGTCGACGAGGTCTTCGACGGCAGGCGCCCCGAGCCCGGCGGCGCCGAACTCGTACAGCTGCGCCAGCCCGCCCCCAAGAAGGAGGGCGGTGACGCACTGCCCAAGGTGCAGGCGCAGGAACCGCTCGCCGGTGAATGGGTCTCCGACCTGCTGGCCACCGCCGCCGGCCGGGTCCTGGACGAACGCTTCACCCCCACGACCGGCCAGCACTGCACGCACTGCGCCTTCCGGGCCTCGTGCAGCGCCCAGCCGGAGGGCCGCCACGTCCTGGAGTGA
- the nudC gene encoding NAD(+) diphosphatase, translating to MSTFDNATADRPIGLTAPSGIDRAAHHRLDEAWLSAAWSHPTTRVFVVSGGQVLIDDTADGGTEIVMTPAFEAPVTETHRYFLGTDEDGVSYFALQKDSLPGRMDQPARPAGLREAGLLLGPRDAGLMVHAVALENWQRLHRFCSRCGERTVIAAAGHIRRCPACGAEHYPRTDPAVIMLVTDDQDRALLGRQVHWPEGRFSTLAGFVEPGESIEQSVAREVFEEAGVTVGEVEYIASQPWPFPSSLMLGFMARATSSEINVDGEEIEEARWFSREDLKAAFESGEILPPFGISIAARLIELWYGKPLPKPGSVG from the coding sequence GTGAGCACCTTCGACAACGCCACCGCAGACCGGCCCATCGGTCTCACTGCGCCCAGCGGCATCGACCGCGCCGCGCACCACCGCCTCGACGAGGCATGGCTGTCCGCCGCGTGGAGCCACCCGACCACCCGCGTGTTCGTCGTCTCCGGCGGCCAGGTGCTGATCGACGACACCGCCGACGGCGGTACGGAGATCGTCATGACCCCGGCCTTCGAGGCCCCGGTCACCGAGACCCACCGCTACTTCCTCGGCACCGACGAGGACGGCGTCAGCTACTTCGCGCTCCAGAAGGACTCCCTGCCCGGCCGCATGGACCAGCCGGCCCGCCCGGCCGGCCTGCGCGAGGCCGGTCTGCTGCTCGGCCCGCGCGACGCGGGCCTGATGGTGCACGCGGTGGCCCTGGAGAACTGGCAGCGCCTGCACCGCTTCTGCTCCCGCTGCGGCGAACGCACGGTCATCGCGGCGGCCGGCCACATCCGCCGCTGCCCGGCCTGCGGCGCCGAGCACTACCCGCGTACGGACCCGGCGGTGATCATGCTGGTGACCGATGACCAGGACCGCGCACTGCTGGGCCGCCAGGTGCACTGGCCCGAGGGCCGCTTCTCGACGCTCGCGGGATTCGTCGAGCCGGGGGAGTCGATCGAGCAGTCGGTGGCGCGCGAGGTGTTCGAGGAGGCGGGGGTCACGGTCGGAGAGGTCGAGTACATCGCCAGCCAGCCCTGGCCGTTCCCGTCGAGCCTGATGCTCGGTTTCATGGCACGGGCCACCTCGTCCGAGATCAATGTGGACGGCGAGGAGATCGAGGAGGCCCGCTGGTTCTCCCGCGAGGACCTGAAGGCCGCCTTCGAATCGGGCGAGATCCTGCCCCCGTTCGGCATCTCGATCGCGGCGCGCCTGATCGAACTCTGGTACGGCAAGCCGCTCCCGAAGCCGGGCAGCGTCGGCTGA
- a CDS encoding dipeptidase, with protein sequence MSDTPDSAVRTYTEQHRTAFLDDLAAWLRIPSVSAQPEHDGDVRRSAEWLSAKLKETGFPVTEIWETPGAPAVYAHWPSEDPDAPTVLVYGHHDVQPAAREDGWDTDPFEPVIRDGRMYGRGAADDKGQVFFHTLGVRAHLAATGRTAPAVNLKLLIEGEEESGSPNFRALVEERAERLAADAVIVSDTGMWDESTPTVCTGMRGLAECEIELYGPEQDIHSGSFGGAVPNPATAVARLVAALHDADGRVAIPGFYDGVAELTETERALFAELPFDEATWLRTAKSRAASGEAGYSTLERIWARPTAEVNGIGGGYQGAGSKTIIPSSALVKLSFRLVAGQDPDRIQQVVRAWAEARVPAGVRHRITFAPATRPCLTPLDHPALQAVARAMGRAFGQKILFTREGGSGPAADLQDVLGAPVLFLGISVPSDGWHAPNEKVELGLLFKGVETTAHLWGELAAALR encoded by the coding sequence ATGAGCGACACCCCGGACAGCGCCGTCCGTACGTACACCGAGCAGCACCGCACAGCCTTCCTGGACGACCTCGCCGCCTGGCTGCGCATCCCGTCCGTTTCCGCCCAGCCGGAGCACGACGGAGACGTACGGCGCAGCGCCGAGTGGCTGTCCGCCAAGCTCAAGGAGACCGGCTTCCCGGTCACCGAGATCTGGGAGACGCCCGGCGCCCCCGCGGTCTACGCCCACTGGCCGTCCGAGGACCCGGACGCCCCGACCGTCCTCGTCTACGGTCACCACGACGTGCAGCCCGCCGCCCGCGAGGACGGCTGGGACACCGACCCGTTCGAGCCGGTGATCCGCGACGGCCGCATGTACGGGCGGGGCGCCGCCGACGACAAGGGGCAGGTGTTCTTCCACACCCTCGGCGTCCGGGCCCATCTCGCCGCCACCGGCCGCACCGCCCCCGCCGTCAACCTCAAGCTCCTGATCGAGGGGGAGGAGGAGTCCGGCTCGCCGAACTTCCGTGCCCTGGTCGAGGAGCGGGCCGAGCGGCTCGCCGCCGACGCGGTGATCGTCTCCGACACCGGCATGTGGGACGAGTCGACCCCCACGGTCTGCACCGGCATGCGCGGCCTCGCCGAGTGCGAGATCGAGCTGTACGGCCCCGAGCAGGACATCCACTCCGGTTCGTTCGGCGGCGCGGTCCCCAACCCGGCGACCGCCGTCGCCCGGCTCGTCGCGGCGCTGCACGACGCGGACGGCCGGGTCGCGATCCCCGGTTTCTACGACGGTGTGGCAGAACTCACCGAGACCGAGCGCGCGCTCTTCGCGGAGCTGCCCTTCGACGAGGCCACCTGGCTGCGCACCGCCAAATCCCGCGCGGCGTCGGGCGAGGCCGGCTACTCCACGCTCGAACGCATCTGGGCCCGCCCCACCGCCGAGGTCAACGGCATCGGCGGCGGCTACCAGGGCGCCGGAAGCAAGACCATCATCCCGTCCTCCGCCCTCGTGAAGCTCAGCTTCCGGCTGGTCGCGGGCCAGGACCCCGACCGCATCCAGCAGGTGGTCCGGGCCTGGGCCGAAGCCCGGGTCCCGGCCGGTGTCCGGCACCGGATCACCTTCGCCCCGGCCACCCGCCCCTGCCTGACGCCGCTGGATCACCCCGCCCTGCAGGCCGTGGCCCGCGCCATGGGACGGGCCTTCGGCCAGAAGATCCTCTTCACCCGCGAAGGGGGCTCGGGACCCGCCGCCGACCTCCAGGACGTGCTCGGCGCGCCCGTCCTCTTCCTGGGCATCTCCGTACCGTCCGACGGCTGGCACGCCCCCAACGAGAAGGTCGAGCTCGGCCTTCTGTTCAAGGGTGTGGAGACGACCGCGCACCTCTGGGGCGAGCTGGCCGCCGCACTCCGCTGA
- a CDS encoding mycoredoxin has product MSGTVTMYSTTWCGYCRRLKGQMDREGIAYTEINIEQDPQSAAFVEKANGGNQTVPTVLVVGSTGAEAVMTNPSLAQVKQALAV; this is encoded by the coding sequence ATGTCGGGCACTGTGACGATGTACAGCACCACGTGGTGCGGCTACTGCCGCCGGCTCAAGGGCCAGATGGACCGTGAGGGCATCGCGTACACCGAGATCAACATCGAGCAGGACCCGCAGTCCGCGGCCTTTGTCGAGAAGGCCAACGGGGGCAACCAGACCGTTCCCACCGTCCTCGTGGTCGGTTCCACGGGTGCCGAGGCCGTCATGACGAACCCGTCCCTGGCTCAGGTGAAGCAGGCGCTCGCCGTCTGA
- a CDS encoding UvrD-helicase domain-containing protein has protein sequence MSSRITDPEQLKELLGIPFTPEQTACITAPPAPQVIVAGAGSGKTTVMAARVVWLVGTGQVAPEQVLGLTFTNKAAGELAERVRKALIAAGVTDPDAIDPDNPPGEPSISTYHAFAGRLLTEHGLRIGLEPTTRLLADATRYQLAARVLREAPGPYPALTRSFPTLVSDLLALDAELAEHLVRPEQLAEYDTGLLRTLESARLSNAELRKIPETAEARRELLQLTRRYREAKKSRDLLDFGDQIALSAELALTRPEVGAILRDEFRVVLLDEYQDTSVAQRLLLSALFGSGPEERTGHAVTAVGDPCQAIYGWRGASVANLDDFPLHFPHADGAPATRYSLSENRRSGGRLLHLANGLAAPLRAMHEGVEALRPAPGAERDGIVRCALLRTHAEEIGWLADSIAHLVRTDKAPGEIAVLCRTAGDFPEIQAALVARDIPVEVVGLSGLLHLPEVADLVAVCEVLQDPGANASLVRLLTGPRWRIGPRDLALLGRRARLLVHRAAHGDDEDFDPDRRLAEAVEGIDPAEVISLADALDTFLESGGEEDDGLPFSTEARIRFARLAAELRDLRRSLADPLMDVLHRVLATTGLEVELSASPQALAARRRETLANFLDVAARFAAVDGDATLLAFLGFLRTAVQYEKGLDNALPGGENTVKVLTAHKSKGLEWDVVAVPGLVAGQFPSGQSRDAWTAQSKVLPHALRGDRATLPDVPSWDAKGLKAFKEEMKEHQHTEELRLGYVTFTRPRTLLLGSGHWWGPSQKKPRGPSGFLHALYEHCAAGHGEIEIWADEPAEDEENPALDGRSADQAWPLPLDDTALTRRRAAADTVMAHLEALATAGGVPDAYEAPSVAPEPYDEPFDDGYDDEAFPDETDDWDALSTERPSAPVPPAPAPHIPAARTPEPTGELHPGERHPEPAGEHHPEEHHPGTHRLTPEEARTLASWDRDLDALAGELRRARATVRDVLVPASLSATQLLRLADDPDGFAQELARPMPRPPQPAARRGTRFHAWVESRFEELPLPMLGPDELPGGDESDAEIADERDLAALKEAFERTPYARRTPYRVETPFQITLAGRIVRGRIDAVYRTGDTYEIVDWKTTRTNTADPLQLAIYRLAWAELHDLPLTDVTATFLYVRSGETVHPTRLPGRAELERILLDESP, from the coding sequence GTGTCCTCACGTATCACCGATCCCGAGCAGCTCAAGGAGCTCCTCGGGATCCCGTTCACCCCGGAGCAGACGGCCTGCATCACCGCGCCGCCCGCCCCGCAGGTGATCGTGGCCGGAGCCGGGTCGGGGAAGACCACGGTGATGGCGGCCCGCGTGGTGTGGCTGGTGGGCACGGGCCAGGTCGCCCCGGAGCAGGTCCTCGGGCTGACGTTCACCAACAAGGCGGCCGGTGAGCTCGCCGAGCGCGTCCGCAAGGCCCTGATCGCGGCCGGGGTCACCGATCCCGACGCCATCGACCCGGACAACCCCCCGGGCGAGCCCAGCATCTCCACGTACCACGCGTTCGCCGGCCGGCTCCTCACCGAGCACGGGCTGCGCATCGGACTCGAACCCACCACCCGCCTCCTCGCCGACGCCACCCGCTACCAGCTCGCCGCCCGCGTGCTGCGCGAGGCCCCCGGCCCCTACCCGGCCCTGACCAGGTCGTTCCCCACCCTCGTCAGCGACCTGCTGGCACTCGACGCCGAGCTCGCCGAACACCTCGTACGCCCCGAACAGCTCGCCGAGTACGACACCGGCCTCCTGCGCACGCTCGAATCGGCCCGGCTGAGCAACGCCGAGCTGCGCAAGATCCCCGAGACCGCCGAGGCCCGCCGCGAGCTGCTCCAGCTGACCCGGCGCTACCGCGAGGCCAAGAAGAGCCGCGACCTCCTCGACTTCGGCGACCAGATCGCGCTCTCCGCCGAGCTGGCCCTCACCCGCCCCGAGGTCGGCGCGATCCTGCGCGACGAGTTCCGCGTCGTGCTGCTCGACGAGTACCAGGACACCTCCGTCGCCCAGCGCCTGCTGCTCTCCGCCCTCTTCGGCAGCGGCCCGGAGGAAAGGACCGGGCACGCCGTCACCGCCGTCGGCGACCCCTGCCAGGCGATCTACGGCTGGCGCGGCGCCTCCGTAGCCAACCTCGACGACTTCCCGCTCCACTTCCCGCACGCCGACGGCGCCCCCGCGACCCGCTACTCCCTCAGCGAGAACCGCCGCAGCGGCGGCAGGCTCCTGCACCTCGCCAACGGCCTCGCCGCACCCCTGCGCGCCATGCACGAGGGCGTCGAGGCACTGCGTCCCGCACCCGGTGCCGAGCGCGACGGCATCGTCCGCTGCGCGCTGCTGCGTACCCACGCCGAGGAGATCGGCTGGCTCGCCGACTCGATCGCCCACCTGGTGCGGACCGACAAGGCACCCGGCGAGATCGCCGTCCTGTGCCGCACCGCGGGCGACTTCCCGGAGATCCAGGCCGCGCTGGTGGCCCGCGACATCCCGGTCGAGGTCGTCGGCCTGTCCGGGCTGCTGCACCTGCCCGAGGTCGCCGACCTCGTCGCGGTCTGCGAGGTGCTCCAGGACCCCGGGGCCAACGCCTCCCTGGTCCGGCTGCTTACCGGCCCCCGCTGGCGGATCGGCCCCCGCGACCTGGCCCTGCTCGGCCGCCGGGCCCGGCTCCTGGTCCACCGCGCGGCCCACGGCGACGACGAGGACTTCGACCCCGACCGGCGGCTCGCCGAGGCCGTCGAGGGCATCGACCCGGCCGAGGTGATCTCGCTCGCCGACGCACTGGACACCTTCCTCGAATCGGGCGGCGAGGAGGACGACGGGCTGCCGTTCTCCACCGAGGCCCGCATCCGTTTCGCCCGCCTCGCCGCCGAACTGCGCGACCTGCGCCGCTCGCTGGCCGACCCGCTGATGGACGTGCTGCACAGGGTCCTCGCCACCACCGGCCTGGAGGTCGAGCTCTCCGCGTCGCCGCAGGCCCTGGCCGCCCGCCGCCGCGAGACCCTCGCCAATTTCCTCGACGTCGCGGCCCGCTTCGCAGCCGTCGACGGCGACGCCACCCTCCTCGCCTTCCTCGGCTTCCTGCGCACCGCCGTCCAGTACGAGAAGGGCCTGGACAACGCCCTGCCCGGCGGCGAGAACACCGTCAAGGTCCTCACCGCCCACAAGTCCAAGGGCCTGGAGTGGGACGTCGTCGCCGTGCCCGGCCTGGTCGCCGGCCAGTTCCCCAGCGGCCAGTCCCGTGACGCCTGGACCGCCCAGTCGAAGGTCCTCCCGCACGCCCTGCGCGGGGACCGGGCGACCCTCCCCGACGTCCCCTCCTGGGACGCCAAGGGGCTCAAGGCGTTCAAGGAGGAGATGAAGGAGCACCAGCACACCGAGGAGCTCCGCCTGGGGTACGTCACCTTCACCAGACCCCGCACCCTGCTGCTCGGCTCCGGCCACTGGTGGGGCCCGTCCCAGAAGAAGCCGCGCGGCCCTTCCGGCTTCCTGCACGCGCTGTACGAGCACTGCGCGGCCGGACACGGCGAGATCGAGATCTGGGCCGACGAACCGGCCGAGGACGAGGAGAACCCGGCGCTCGACGGGCGGTCCGCCGACCAGGCGTGGCCGCTCCCTCTCGACGACACCGCGCTGACCCGTCGCAGGGCCGCCGCGGACACGGTGATGGCACACCTGGAGGCCCTGGCCACGGCAGGGGGCGTACCGGACGCGTACGAGGCGCCGTCCGTTGCCCCCGAGCCGTACGACGAGCCTTTCGACGACGGGTACGACGACGAGGCGTTCCCCGACGAAACCGACGACTGGGACGCACTGTCCACGGAGCGCCCCTCGGCCCCGGTGCCGCCCGCCCCCGCACCGCACATCCCCGCGGCCCGTACCCCCGAGCCCACCGGGGAGCTCCACCCCGGGGAGCGCCACCCCGAGCCGGCCGGAGAGCACCACCCGGAGGAACACCACCCCGGGACGCACCGTCTCACCCCCGAGGAAGCCCGCACCCTCGCCTCCTGGGACCGCGACCTCGACGCCCTCGCCGGTGAGCTGCGCCGCGCCCGCGCCACCGTGCGCGACGTCCTCGTACCCGCGTCGCTCTCCGCCACCCAGCTGCTGCGGCTGGCCGACGACCCCGACGGCTTCGCCCAGGAGCTGGCCCGCCCGATGCCGCGGCCACCGCAGCCGGCGGCCCGCCGGGGCACCCGTTTCCACGCCTGGGTGGAGTCCCGCTTCGAGGAGCTGCCGCTGCCCATGCTCGGCCCCGACGAGCTGCCCGGCGGCGACGAGAGCGACGCCGAGATCGCCGACGAGCGCGACCTCGCCGCACTCAAGGAGGCCTTCGAGCGCACCCCGTACGCCCGCCGCACCCCGTACCGCGTCGAGACGCCGTTCCAGATCACCCTGGCCGGCCGGATCGTCCGGGGCCGCATCGACGCGGTGTACCGCACCGGGGACACCTACGAGATCGTCGACTGGAAGACCACCCGCACCAACACCGCCGATCCCCTCCAGCTCGCGATCTACCGCCTGGCCTGGGCGGAACTGCACGACCTGCCGCTCACCGATGTCACCGCCACGTTCCTGTACGTGCGCAGCGGCGAGACCGTCCACCCCACCCGCCTCCCGGGCCGGGCGGAGCTGGAGCGGATCCTGCTGGACGAGAGTCCTTAG